The Anser cygnoides isolate HZ-2024a breed goose chromosome 13, Taihu_goose_T2T_genome, whole genome shotgun sequence genome contains the following window.
TTCAAATTCAACACTGGATGTAGACTCAGAACCTTTATGTCTGCTAAACACTGTAAAGTCAGCCTGCATTATTACCAATAAAACACATTAATGTTGAGATACTGTACCGGTGATCTTTTATTGTTTCAAATGCCATCATCCACAATACATTTTGTGAGTTTTAAACTGCTTAACCTCATATATCCATCACTGCTTTTACTGGAGCTTTTCTCAAAGTTATTTAGCTATTACAGGGAAAGAATGTACATTTCTAGAAGCATGTTCAAATGACTAAAGCTGGGCTCCTAAAAACCTAGAACTTTGGTGCAGTAGGTGAGCTGCAGTTATTAaacttctgcaaaaaaaaaattacacattttaaacCACCGCTAGAAAAAGCTCTCATGTATGCAACATGTTAATAAAACCGAACAAAAAGATTTCATCTGTTCTTTGTACATTTTCATTCTGCTCTTTATACCTGTGTTATTGTTAAAATTTTCAAGTATTCAGAGAAAATGTTGATCAGGTAAACAATATGGAAGGCAATGGCTGTTTAAAGCACGCTTGCAGTTAGTATCACTGAAACCTGGTGCTTTTCCCCTTGTTACACCAACTTGTCTCTAATATTAAACTTgcttattgggaaaaaaaactaaaaagcaaTTTGTGACAGTGCAAGAAAAACTTTAacaaatattgctttaaaatattattcagaAAGACAATATTAGGAACTATAAAATGTAAAGTGATCTTATTTGCATTAGATTTACATGTGCAGAGGTCTACAAGATGTCTCAATGTGCCAGGCAAAGCTGAGCTGACTCTGACTAGGCATACAGCCCATTTTGAAGGATACATTATCCCTTTTCAAAGGCATGAAGAAGCTACTTGTAAACAAGCAAGTTTAGAAACTCAGTAGGAGGAAAAGTGTGCTGCCATTCTGCAATGCTACAATTGTCATTTTTTTGATTAGATGAGTCTAAGAAACCCATGattgcaagaaaagaaacatcagccGGAGACTTTACATCCCGTTCCAAGTGATCCCTATTGTCAAATCAGAGCGGTTAACAAACAATATCACAGCTGCATTTGCCAAGAAAAGGGATACTACATCCATACAGAGGTGCCCTCAGTATCTTTTCATGACACTGTCACACGTAAACAAAAAGTCTCAAAGAATGACCGACTACATTGTAGGAGAAAACTTTGCAAATAGAAATAAGCACTGATGCGAGGTAATATACAGAAGTAACCATTTGTTTAAGGCTCAATTTATTCTCCATTAAAACTCTCTTTTAAAAGGCATTGAGTAGGTAATACTGAGTTTaagtatttaataaatacaAGTTCAGAAATTGATTAAAgaaatcaattaaaatattaaaaatgaactcTTGCATATTAGCCATTATATGAACTTAGAAAGCTATAAAAGGACTGATAGataaagaacagattttaaacTTATGGTAAACATGCTAAGCATTCTGATTAAGGTGTGTGGATCCTGGAGGCCACCAACCTTATGCACTTAGATGTATGGCAATGTGCTGTAATAGAGACAGGTTTACCAAGGCTCAGCTCTGCAATCTGGGCTGAAAGTTCTCCAAAGCAGCATCTGTGCAAGTTTCCTCTGAGTTTTAtctgaaatttaaacaaaataaccaATGAAAGCCACATTCAATACATGTTCAAAGTGAACTCAGCTTCTCCCATAGATCGAAACAACTCGTTGTCCACACTGGGCTTCAAAGCACTGCTTTACAGTGGCATTCTTGAACTACTTTTCATCTAATTCTGGTAATGTAAAAGGCAAGCAGGTAACAACAACCATTAACTTCCCAACAGCTGCCCTAAGGGATACTAAACTGCTTCTAAAGACCTGAAACCTCTAGGAAATTTAAGTTCTCCTGTACAGTGATGTATAGACTGGGCTTTGCATTGGTGGTAAGGAGGCACTACATCACTCAGCAACATTAAGCAATGGTATTTTACACAACTTCTGGGAACAGGCAGTGATCCAACTAATTCAGTTTTGACATCTGAGTCCTCAGCATTCAGATGCCCTAAATTACTACCAAAAAGCCCTTAGCATTTATCAGACTTAGCTTCAGCTGGGAGAATTGTATGCTGCTTTTCTTAATCAAGCACACAAAGTTCTACTAGCTTTGACCAATAAATCTTTGTATTTCTGATAATTTGCTTGCATTTCACAAGATTTATTGGCAGAGATCCTAAACAGCTCAGTAGAAGCTCAAAGTCTGTTGAAACCAGTCCTCCATATTCACGTGCATACATTTCATTAGAGTTTGACACTTGACTTTTGAGGGAATTTTGATGAGTCTACTGAGAAATTACTTCAAGTATAGAGAAGTCAGGACTCTACTTTTCCTACaatactgtttcttttcaaCTCGTGACTTGTACCTCTCTGGCCTTACTTGCCCATGACATTCCTATACTATTCTCTATTCTCTTCTGTAAGCAGGCAGGAAGGGGTGGGAGATAGTAGACTAGGAGGATAATTTTGCCTGTGTTgcacagccacacaaaccaGAAGCCAGCATACTTTCGGTTTTCTCCCTAGAGAGAACTATTCCTTCACCACTTGCTAATTTCAGTTACTCATGATTGGAAGGGGCAGATATCATTAATCAGGATCAATCTTTCACCCTAATATCAAATGTTCTCCATCTGCTCAGTACCTCTTACAGAATACCTTTAACACCAACGCTGGAACAggtactgtattttaaatatgatgcaaaataaaaagacactATCATACTGAAAATTCGAGAGAAATGCTGAGCaagcaacagagggcagctaCTGGGAATCTCACATCTCTGAATGCAACAACGAGATGACAGAAGACCACTGCAGaagcaggaaagggaaggagggggaaacaGGATGCAAGAacaacacacattttaaaaggaactATGGGTTATTCTGATTATGTAGTTATGTTCCATCCTCCGTTTCACCGGAAGGACTGAAACAGCAATCTAAGCTCAAAAATACCTACTCAAAAAAAGAACCTACACAACATCCTACTTCACATACAGATTGAGGTACCAGTACTAAAAAGAAGTGATAACTGCTAGTTAAAACTGATACTGAAACAGCCTTAGATGAGCCTAGGCCCAGCACACACCCCTCCTCCCCCACACCCACTAGTTTCTCCACCTGAACTGTAGAAAAACTGTTTCTATATACCTCATCCTGAGGCGACTTACTGGTTCAGACCAAAGACTGCCCCTAGACGGACAGGTTGCAGAATTCAGGTGTGATGATGTTGGGACAGAGCTATCGTTCAAGCCTGTTTCTTACTCACAGGTTTTTAGACAGCTGTTTTCACTATACCTAGGAGGGGTCACTGCTACAGCAGATGTTTGAGAAGCAGCAGTTGTCCCTTGGATCACAGATAAGAAGAACACTTATCCCTGCAGAGAAGATTACAGCTATCAGAAGACACCATCAGCAGCTCTCTCCTACACTAGAGCACATTAGACAGATATTACCAGGCAGCAAAGGCTTATCATAAAGTTAATGAGATCCTACACCTACTCAAAGAACAAGGACAGAGTGGGAgccaggaagaagaaaatatcccAAAAGCGTGAAGCTGAAGCAAGGTACTgggcagaagcagcatttcCTGGAACCATGGAAGTATTTCGCTTCTACAGGTTTTGTGTGACATGAGCAACGCAGTATGAAGAAGAAATCCATATACCAGAAGCTTGGTATCCTCTATCTCAAGAGATCACAgacataaaaatacagatgtttctTGCAAAGCAAGAGCATGCTCTGCTTTGGAAGCTCATCAAATCTAGGCATAACTTAGAAGGACTCAAAGGAGTAACGCATAGCTCCATTCCCCCTCAACTTCAACTTGAAGATTAAACTTGGTACTTAACCAGTCCAGAACTGGTCTGGTTACATGGAAGCTTCCCTTAGCAGTAATCAACTTTGGAAGTATAAATTTCATGGATAAATGACCTGATTTTGTCAGAGTTGAAGATCGCAAGCCGCACAAGACGAACCACTAGTAACCCAAAAAATTGCCAGAACTTCTAGCACGATACCTTAAGTTCCGATGCTCTGATTTGTGAATCTGCCTTAGAACTCGCTGAAACCACATTACCGTAGGTGGTCCAAGATATTAACCCCGTACCACTTTATTTGTACTTTGCTCTCCTCCAATACAAGCAGTTTGCTTGCCTTTCAGCAAGAAAGCCTTGAACCTGTACACACCTCTTACATGCTGACAGCAGACTTTCCTTATTTCACAAAATTAGAGATAAAAATATTGTCTATTATCTTCAGCATGACAGTACCAGGGTCATGAGTACCTAAAATTTTATATTCACAAAGCACTTGATAACAATCTCAGAGACAAGCTCTGAGACTTCACTCTCTGACCTTACACTCCAGATTAAAGAGGATACATAGTCCAAAGCTTCCAGTAATAACCTATTTTCGCTCTTGTCACTCAGACACAAAAAGCTCCTTTGACTCCAGTTACTACCACGGCAGTCAGAGCCTAAGCTTTAATCAGTGTAGCTGTCAAGACAAGCAGTTCTTTCCCCTGAATTTTCATGCCCTCCCTCATCCCTGCAGTTGCCCTTACAGATTACATCAAGTTGTTTGCCGAGACAGATCCAACAGACAACTGCAGGTCTGATGGACCACCTGGCTGCACTGAGAGCCCACGTAAAAAGCGTGCCAGTGACGTAGAAGAGCCCCTTGCAGCAGCACGGGTTCAAGCTGATGGTGAAACCGCACCCGCAACGGCTACAAGGAAAACAGAGCAAGGGTAACAGTGCCACCTCACACAGGAATGACAGCGCTGCTGCTTGCACGGGAGGAGCTGATCCATTGACACAGTCACATGAGAGGCAAGGACTGGTACAGAAAGACGACCACGCATGTGAAGGGCCAAGAGCAGCTATCCTGGCAGAAGAATCAAAGCAACACCCAAGACTAGTGAAGCTTTACTTCAGGGTCCCCTCTGAACACTGCACTCTTGCAACACCTTTTATGAGTCACTGGGAAAGGAAAGAGCCCTGCATTGGGAAGCCATTATCATGTGTTCTCTGCTCAGGAGTTTTTAGATGAAGAGCACTTTGCACGTGTCCTTGACTAGTATGTGTGGGCTTCAAGCCACTCCTTACAGCTCAGGgtagttttcttttaaacttacTCTGCTGATAAGGCAGAAATGTACTCTAAGTACACTCAGTTTCTGTAccacagtttttgttttgttttgtttttaaacccacccgctttaaaaaaaaaaaaaagagtcttcTCAGAATAATTAGTGGAAAACTTGATCACAATACTCCTGTATAGGTCCAAAGTAATTCACATTAACTTGCAAATAATTCAGTATAGCAAGTGGAACCAATGAAGAATCCCACTGCAACATCACAAAACATTATTAAGGATACAGTAACGTCAAATACGGCAGTGACAGTCAAAATAGGTGAGGATGAGATCATACACTTTGTCTCGCTGCAAAATTGCTACAAGTAAAGGCAGTGTTCCCTGACTAACCCTAATGCAGTAATGCAAGAAGTCCATTGACTCAAGTACTTATGTGCCACTGAATCCACAAGTTTCCGTCTCTTCCAGAGGAAAGCTACCTCCAAGTTAGGCTACTTAATTTCAGACTCCTTGTCACATTTTATCTGCTTACTTCAACAGCATGCTTATGCACCTCAATTAGTTATGACTGTTCAACCAACCTGCTCTGTATGGCCATGACTGaggtttttcttaatttctctcACTGGACGATGCAAGTTGTACAACACTGATCTTGTTTTTCAGGCAGGGAGGCATAGTTCATTTGCCTGACGATCTCAGCAAACAGTTCATCCACCATTGTTTTGCTCTTGGCTGACGTCTCCATGAAGGGACAGCCCCACTCCTGAGCCAGagctctgccttctgcagaCAAGACCTCCCTCTCCGACTCCAGATCCACTTTATTTCCCACTAGGATCAGAGGAACTTTCTCGTATCTCTTCACCCGGACAATCTGGTCCCTCATTGGCTTGATGTCCTGATCAAACAATCCAAGCGGTTAGTACGTGCAAGCAATCATATGAAATTGCCATATAAACACtacaaaagcacattttaatcAACCCTCACATGCtactgaaaattgaaaatattccaGGAGGTTTATTAAATTCATATCCACGTGGATCTAGTAATCAGAGACAGTTCATTACCCACTTTTAGTAAgctatatgcatgtatataaaataagaCTTAAACTGTATAAAATGAACACACATTATACATAAGCAGAAAGCTACTACTGCACTCAGAGAG
Protein-coding sequences here:
- the RAP2C gene encoding ras-related protein Rap-2c, which produces MREYKVVVLGSGGVGKSALTVQFVTGTFIEKYDPTIEDFYRKEIEVDSSPSVLEILDTAGTEQFASMRDLYIKNGQGFILVYSLVNQQSFQDIKPMRDQIVRVKRYEKVPLILVGNKVDLESEREVLSAEGRALAQEWGCPFMETSAKSKTMVDELFAEIVRQMNYASLPEKQDQCCTTCIVQ